A genomic segment from Nicotiana sylvestris chromosome 1, ASM39365v2, whole genome shotgun sequence encodes:
- the LOC104212370 gene encoding pentatricopeptide repeat-containing protein At1g01970, which produces MGFAACDVFSYSTQTSPLSNTIRRIHQYPLNGAFSLQKVTIFGYRELGFKPLLAVSNVAVENGSAENQANDKPRYRWVKIGSDITEEQKQAILKFPPKMPNRCKALMQQIICYSPEKGSVSLLLEAWVKSMKPERADWLEVLKELDRLNHPLYFEVAEVSLLEESFEANVRDYTKIIHGHAKQDRPREAESMLLAMKTRGFTCDQVVLTALVHMYSKAGNLKMAEDTFEEMRLLGVTLDKRSYGSMIMAYVRAGMLGEGEALLKEMEEQEIYAGREVYKAILRAYSMIGDSKGAQRVFDALQLAGIIPDATFCGLLMNAYVVAGQLSEACIAFENLRRAGIEPNDKCIALLLSAYETENNLGKALDVLMNLERDGIVLGREASEILARWFKKLGVVGEVELVLREFMHQT; this is translated from the exons ATGGGTTTTGCGGCATGTGATGTCTTTTCTTATTCCACTCAAACATCTCCATTAAGCAATACTATTAGAAGAATCCATCAGTACCCTTTAAATGGTGCTTTTTCATTGCAAAAAGTTACCATTTTTGGGTACCGTGAATTGGGTTTTAAGCCATTATTAGCTGTGAGTAATGTAGCAGTTGAGAATGGTAGTGCTGAAAACCAAGCTAATGATAAACCCAGGTATAGGTGGGTTAAGATTGGCTCTGATATTACTGAGGAACAGAAACAAGCTATTTTGAAGTTTCCACCAAAGATGCCAAATAGATGTAAGGCATTAATGCAACAGATCATTTGCTATTCACCTGAAAAGGGTAGTGTGTCACTCTTGTTAGAGGCTTGGGTGAAGAGTATGAAGCCCGAGAGAGCTGATTGGCTTGAGGTACTTAAAGAATTGGACAGGCTGAATCATCCCTTGTATTTTGAG GTAGCTGAAGTGTCCCTCTTAGAAGAATCATTTGAAGCCAATGTTCGTGATTACACCAAGATAATTCATGGCCATGCAAAGCAGGATCGGCCGAGAGAAGCTGAAAGTATGCTCTTAGCCATGAAGACTAGAGGCTTCACATGTGATCAGGTGGTTCTCACGGCTTTAGTTCACATGTATAGCAAGGCTGGTAACCTTAAGATGGCTGAAGATACTTTTGAAGAGATGAGGTTGCTTGGAGTAACATTAGATAAGAGATCCTACGGGTCAATGATCATGGCGTACGTCAGAGCTGGAATGCTTGGCGAGGGAGAGGCTTTACTAAAGGAAATGGAAGAACAAGAGATCTATGCTGGAAGAGAAGTTTATAAAGCAATTCTTAGAGCCTATTCGATGATTGGTGATAGCAAAGGAGCTCAAAGGGTCTTTGATGCTCTTCAGTTGGCAGGAATAATCCCTGATGCGACCTTCTGTGGGCTGCTGATGAATGCCTATGTTGTGGCTGGTCAATTGAGCGAGGCTTGTATTgcgtttgaaaatttgagaagagcTGGCATAGAACCTAATGACAAGTGTATCGCACTGCTGTTGTCAGCTTATGAAACCGAAAACAACCTGGGCAAGGCACTTGATGTTTTGATGAATTTGGAGAGGGATGGTATTGTGCTTGGTAGAGAAGCTTCAGAAATATTGGCTCGTTGGTTCAAGAAACTTGGGGTAGTTGGAGAAGTGGAGCTTGTGTTGAGAGAATTTATGCATCAAACTTAG